A region of the Clostridium estertheticum subsp. estertheticum genome:
AATCAGTAAAATAACAAGAAATACCTTGATAGTATTTATTGTGAATATTAATTTAGAAGGTATCGGAATAAGGTATTTTTAAAGATGTGAAAAATAAAAAAAGAGGGTGAAAATATGAAAAATGATATAAATAAAAATATGGAAATAATGAAAAAAGTTATTGAAGAAAAGAAAGCGAAATCTTCTATGCAAAAAAATAGTAGACGAGCATCAATCCATGGAACACAAAGTCCGTCATCAGGTAATGGTGGAGGTTTAGTTGGTAAAAATAACAGGGGACAATAAGTTCCCTTGTTATTTTACAATTTTTTTCAAGGATTAACCCATAACATCATTAGCTACTAGGTTGAGGGAATCTGCTGAAATAACTAATTCTTCCATTCTACTGGCTAGTTCTTCTGTAGCAGCGGCCTGTTGTTGCCCTATATCTGATGTTTGGACAATTTTTTCATCAATCTCTTTAACTTTATTTTTTATATTGTTTATGATAGTTTCTACATTTACTATTGAGCTTGAACTATTGCTAGCCATTTTACGAATTTCTGTGGCTACTACTGAAAATCCTTTACCATGCTCTCCAGCTCTAGCTGCTTCGATTGCAGCATTAAGGCCTAACATATTTGAAGTATGTGCCACCCCACGAATTACCTCTATTATTTTTTCAGTTTCATTTATTTGTTCATTTATTTCATTCGATAAAGTTTGAAGAGATGATTGAAGTGTCGAAAGTTCGACTGCAGAAGCCGCAAGCTCTTCAATGGTCGCTGATGTTTGTTCTGAGGATTCTGCAACCAATTTGGCAGTACCTATAAGCTTATCACGATTCTCTACGCTAATACCTAAACCTAACCCCCCTATAATGTTCCTTTTGCTATCGAATATGGGAATAGCTGTAGATTCAAATTCAAAACCAAATACTTCCTTTGGTACTAAAGCTCTTTGAGGTTTTCCGGAAATAATAGCTTTATATACTGTATCTTCTTTAGGAATATCCATTCCGGTAGCTTCAACAGGCATTATAATTTTTTTACCTGATAAATTCATTAGAAACTTTTTGGTATCGCTTACTCCTATTACACAATCTAGAGGGATTAGTTTCTGAAGAGCCGGAGCTATCTCCAAAATAAAATTCATTATATATTCTGATTCATTTTCTTCATTAAAAAGCATATTATAATTTCCCCTTTCATTTTTAAGTATTAAAATAATTAGTAGTCACTCCTCATATATAATATATTTATAAAAGTCAATTCCTCTATTATATTATCTTTGTTTTATGGAATAACTTTAGCATTTTTGATAAAACTTCTTATGTTTTATCATTATTTTAATAGCTAAAGATAGTTAAATATACTTGCATTGTGGTGAAAAAGTATTACAAAATAAATACAATATTACTACATACAATATTTCGGAGCTCTATTATGATATAATCATAACTGATAATATGGAAATTAGAATCTTTAAAAATATTTATTTCAAAGTAAGAGGTGAAATTATGGGAAAAAAAGTGCTGATTATAGAAGATGAGGAATCTATTAGAGGGTTTATTAAAATTAACTTTCAAAGAAACAACTTTTTAGTATTTGAGGCTGCAAGTGGAGAAGAAGGTTTAAAAAAAGTTCAAGAGGAAAGACCAGATTTAATAATTTTAGATATAACACTTCCTGGTATGGATGGGTTTAAAACCTGTGAATTGTTAAGAAATGATTTTCCCAATTTAGGTATTATCATGCTTACCGCTAGGGGAGAAGATATGGATAAAATTATGGGCCTTGAGTATGGTGCTGATGATTACATGGTAAAACCATTTAATCCTTTAGAACTTATTGCCAGAGCAAATTCTCTACTTAGACGAATGAATCATAGTGAAGAGAAAAATTCTGAGCAATTAAGCTCCGGGTGCTTTATAATAGATACTGTTTCCATGAAGGTATATAAAAATCAACAACTTCTAGATTTAACACCTAAAGAATATTTGATTTTGAAGACATTTATGGAAAACGAAGAAAAAGCTTTTAGTAGAGATGATTTATTAAACTTAGTATGGAATTATGAATACTTTGGAGACTCTAAAATTGTAGATGTTAACATAAGGCGTCTTAGAGAAAAAATTGAATCTGTACCTTCTAAACCAGAATATATAGAAACGGTATGGGGGGTTGGATATAGATGGAGAAAGAGGTGATATTTTGAGGGGAATAAAAGCCAGACTTGTTTGGAGTTATCTATTAGTGATTGTTTTCACTGTAATCACCTTAGAAGTTTTTCTTACCGTTTCTTTAGAAAAATATTACTATCAAAACATGGAATCATTACTTTCAAAACAAATCAAAGGATCTGTCGATTTTTATAATAATTATTTCTCTTCATCTAGTTTAAAAGAAAATGTGGAAAATAATGATGATATTTTTTGGAAAAATACATCTGCAGAGGTCCAAATTATTGATAATTCAGGAATGATGCTAATGGATTCCATTGGTAATTTCAATAAAGAACATATCGAAGATAATGATGTTGAAAAAGCATTGCAAGGGGAACTTGGAACATTTACTAAGAAAGATAAGGATACAAAAGAAAATTTTATGTACGTTTCGTATCCATTAAAGTCAGCTAATAAAATAGAGGGTGTACTACGGTTTGTTACTTCTTTATCCGAGGTAGATGCACTTATTCATAAAATAGTAATTCTTTTTTGGGGAGTTGGGACTCTTGTAATTGTTATTTCTGGTGTTTCTAGTATATTTATCTCTAATACTATTGTGGGACCATTAGATGAAGTAAATACCCTAGCTAAGAAATTTGCGTCTGGAAACTTTAATGAAAGACTTGAAAAAAGAAGAAATGATGAAATTGGGGAATTATCCGATACATTTAATTTTATGGCAGAAGAAATTCAAAAAAGTCAGAACCTAAAAAATGAATTTATTGCGTCTGTTTCTCATGAACTTAGAACTCCTCTCACATCCATAAAAGGATGGGCTGCGACTATTAGATCTGGTAGTTTAGAGGATAAGGAAGAAATTCTAGTCGGACTTAACATTATAGAAAAGGAAAGTGATAGACTTACAGTGATGGTGGAAGAATTGTTGGACTTTTCCAAATTTATATCTGGAAAAGCACCACTTAAAAAAGAATATGTAAATATTCAAAGCATTATAACCTACATAGAAAAACAGTTTATGCCAAAGTCAATACGTCACAATATTAACTTTACTTGTAAAATACAAGAGGATTTAGTCCCTGTTTTTGCGGATGAGAAAAGGTTAAATCAAGTTATTAGCAACATTTTAGATAATGCCTTTAATTTTACAAAAGAAGGAGGCAACGTAACACTTGAAGCATGTATTGATGGTAATAATATTTGTATTATTGTGAAAGATAATGGAATAGGAATTTCACCGGAGGATTTGCCTAAAGTCACAGAAAAATTCTTCAAGGGTAGAACAAGTATGTCACAAAATGGGATAGGACTATCTCTTTGCAAAGAAATTATAGAAATGCATAATGGTAAACTTGAGATTTCAAGCGAATATGGCAAGGGTACAGATGTTAAAATGTTTTTACCTCTGACATAAGAAGGAATAAAATTTATATATATAAGAGGTGACTCCTGGTGAAAAAAGCATTATGTTTATTAGTTATTGTGTTTTCTATTATAATTTTTATATGGAGTCAATATGCAGGATTAACTTTAAGCTCTCAAGTATTGCATAAAAAACTTACTGTTTCGCCTATACAGGGAAGTTGGATAGTAGAGAAATATGTTTCTATTGGTGGAACTACAATTGATGATGAAAAAGCAAAAAAATTACTTGGAAAAATTGCTTATTTTAGGGGAGATACAGTTGAGTTTAATGGCAATATCTCTAAGGATGTTAAATATAAAGTTAAGTCCGTTAATACTAAAAGTTATTTTTGGAATAGTATAAAAATAAGTGCCAAAAGCTTAGGGATAAAAAATACTGATGTACAAATTATTACTATTAATTCTAATGAAACTTTTTTTGATGAGTACATAAAGCTTAATGATTTAACCCTTATAAAGAACTATGAGGGTACCTTATTATATTTTCACAAAGCAAAAGATTCTTCTGCGGCCCATTCATATAATAAGGATAACAATACAAAAATTCTAATCAGCAAAGCAGAAAAAGAAATACGATCTAAGTCAGGATTATTACTTGGACTAAGATATGAAAATCCGCAAGATGATATTGGTCTGAGTAAATATTCATATAAAACTTTATGGATTAGTTCAGTAAATAATAAAATGCTTCCCATCCTTGAAACTAAAGATTTGTTGCTTCCAAGGCAAGATGGGTTTTGGAAGGTAGGGATAGGTAATAAAATAAAAAATGGAGATTCTAAGGACATACTTTGGTCTTATCCAATTAATTTACTTAATCCTACTAAACCCATAAATTCAAAAAAAATAAAGTATACTAAAACAGAAGGTAGTATAGCTATTAAATTTGTAGGCAGTAATTATGTTTCTACTGATACTGTGCAGGATGTAAATAATAATGATTTAGAAAAGAAGTACTCTAATAATAAGCTTAAAATATTTCCAATGGATAATTTAATGGGAGAACCTATAAAACTTACAAGCATACTCCCAAGGGAAATAGAAAAAGCTACTTTCTCAGGTACAATTTTAAATATAAATAAAAGTACCCAAGATGAAAAGTTAGAAAAAGTAGATAATAATTTGGGTGTAATAAGAAGAAGTGGACGATGGATACTAAGAGGAAGAATGCCTCAATCAAATAGCGAAGATTCATTTATAGATTTTGATATTCCTTATGCTACACCTAAATCGTTAACTACCTATGATAATTTATTTCCTTCTTTTAACGTAATAAAAACAAAGGTACCAAGCGCAGTGGATGCTTATTCATCTCCTAATAGAGACTTTGTTGTTGTTCTAACTAATACAGAATTAATGGTATTTAGTATAAAAGGATATAACCTGGGGGAAAAGTCATTAACTTTGGAATTTAAAGCAGGAGAAGTGCCAGTAATGTCTCAGTGGGCTACAGGTAATTATGTGGATGAGTGGCAAAAAAAAGTAAAATAAGTGCTAACGCGGCTATGCGCGTTAGCACTTATTTTATTGTTCTAAATTCATATCCTTTACCTTTTAAATATTCTATAATTTGAGGTAATGCATTAGCAGTTTGCATTTTACCATAAGTGTCATGCATTAATATAACCAATTTTTCTTGTGTTCCAACCTCTTCCTTTAATACGTTAAGTAACTCGTGTGGAGTTTTATTTGGCTTACCTTCAGCATCTTTGATTTCAGCGTTCCAATCTAGACTAATCATATTTCTTTCCTTTAGCTTTGCATCGAACTCTGGTAAATTCGGATCTCTATAATATGCTCTTGACATATATCCTCCTGGCACTCTTAAAATCCTTGTACTAAAATCCTGGCCAAGTATATTTTTTAAAGCATTATCATTTTTTTTAACATCGTTCATGAAGATGGGTACATTAATTTTGTTGTTAGGGAATAATGAATTGTGTTCATTATGATTATAAGTATGATTTCCGATTGCATGTCCCTCATTAAATTCACGTTTTACAAGTTCTTTGCTTTTTTCATTTGCCTCTATGTTTTGACCAACCAAAAAGAATGTTGCTTTAACGTTATTTTCTTTTAGAATATCTAGTACCTTTGGGGTCACAGTAGTAGATGGACCATCATCAAAGGTAAGAAATGCTATTTTTTGATTATCATTTTTCCCTTTGTAATTTAATATGGCACTTACCTTTGTGGCATCATAAATATACTTTTCTCCTTCTTTATTTACGGTGAAATTCTTTGTCGATTCATTATTAGTAGCTTTAGTTGTAGCAGTTACTTTAGTAGTAATTGGTACTATTACTGGTTCAGCGTTAACTTCATCTTTAGTAAAACTTTTGCCTATTATGATTGTCCCTATTAAAATTAAAAAAATGCAGCTACATATTAAACTTATTTTTAAAGGTCTTTTATTAATTCTTTTCTTCATATTCACCACTCCATTAACTAGTATTTATAATTGTATTTTATATAATATAACTGTATATAGTTAAATGTTATTGTATATTTTTTATTCCATATAGATTATTGCTTTCAAAATATTTTTTGTAATTTAATTCCCCCCCAGAATTTTAAATTATTCATATTTTTTAAACACCTAACAAACATGTAAAGCTTAATATAAATATAATGATGTAATTATTTTACATGAAATTCATTTATATGACAACATTTTACTATGAATACTATCCCATAAAATCCTCTTTTAAGCTATATACTTATAATACTACTTATTATAAACTAAGAGATTACAAAATTATTACAATTTCATTACAGATTATATTAAAACATTCTGGTGTCTTATTTTGAGTACACCTTGTTAAAAAAACGATAATTTTTATTTAGGATATAAACTGGGGGAAAAGTCATTAACTTTGGAATTTAAAGCAGGAGAAATGCCAGTAATGTCTCAGTGGGCTACAGGTAGTTATGTGGATGAGTGGCAAAAAAAAGTAAAATAAGTGCTAACGCGGCTACGCGCGTTAGCACTTATTTTATTGTTCTAAATTCATATCCTTTATCTTTTAAATATTCTATAATTTGAGGTAATGCATTAGCAGTTTTCATTTTACCATAAGTATCATGCATTAATATAACTACTTTTTCTTGTGTTCCAACCTGTTCCTTTAATACGTTAAGTAACTCTTGTGGAGTTTTATTTGGCTTACCTTCAGCATCTTTGATTTCAGCATTCCAATCTATACTAATCATATTTTTTTCCTTTAGATTTGCATCGAACTCTGGTAAATTCGGATCTCTATAATGTGTTCTTGACATATATCCGCCTGGCACTCTTAAAATCCTTGTACTAAAATCCTGGCCAAGTATATTTTTCAAAGCATCATTATTTTTTTTCACATCGCTCATGAAGATGGGTACATTAATTTTGTTGTTAGGGAATAATGAATTGTGTTCATTATGATTATAAGTATGATTTCCGATTGCATGTCCCTCATTAAATTCACGTTTTACAAGTTCTTTGCTTTTTTCATTTGATTCTATGTTTTGTCCAACCAGAAAGAATGTTGCTTTAACGTTATTTTCTTTTAGAATATCTAGTACTTTTGGGGTTACAGTAGTAGAAGGACCATCATCAAAGGTAAGGAACGCTATTTTATGATTATCGTTTTTACCTTTGTAATTTGCTATGGTACTTGCCTTTGCGGCATCATAAATATACTTTTCCCCTTCTTTATTTACGGTGAAATTCTTTGCCGATTCATTATTAGTAGCTTTAGTTGTAGCAGTTACTTTAGTAGTAATTGGTACTATTACTGGTTCAGCGTTAACTTCATCTTTGGTAAAACTTTTACCTATTATGACTGTACCTATTAAAATCAAAAAAATGCAACTACATATTAAACTTATTTTTAAAGGTCTTTTCTTCATATTCACCACTCCATTAACTAGTATTTATAATTGTATTTTATATAATATGACTGTATATAGTTAAATGTTATTGTATATTTTTTGTTCCATATAGATTATTGCTTTCAAAATATGTTTTTGAATTTAATTACCCCCCCAGAATTTTAAATTATTCATATTTTTTAAACACCTAAAAAACATGTAAAGCTTAGTATAAAAATAACGATGTAATTATTTTACATGAAATTCATTTATATGACAACATTTTACTATGAATACTATCCCATAAAATCCTCTTTTAAGCTATATACTTATAATACTACTGATTATAAACTAAGAGATTACAAAATTATTACAATTTCATACAGATTATATTAAAACATTCTGGTGTCTTCTTTTGAGTACATCTAGTTGAAAAAACGGTAATTCTTATTAATGAAAAAAATAAGTTACTTTACATATATATATTAAAAATACTAAAATATATGTGATATTTCATATGAGTTATATTAATTTTACAGCTCCACAGGATATGATTTAATAAGACTATTTAAAATCATTCCAATTAATCCAATAAGTCTTGGAATCTTATCATGAAATATAAATACTCCGCCCAGAAGTGTAAATATTACTTCATCAGAATGTATTGATTCTACAACATACGTGCATCACTTAGCTCAGTTGCCTTATAAAATAGTATTGTTGTAATAATTCCGGAGAAAACAGCGACTAGTAAGGAGTGCACTACTTGTCATTCAATTGGTAAGCCAATTGTTAATAAGCTAAATGATGATTTAATTAACCAAAATTATAGTGTACATTAAAAAAATTATAGTGTACATTAAAAAAAATTATATGAATATGTATATATATATACGTTATATTGTAAGCAATCTAATTTACAGAATCAATAAATAATATTTTGAAGTAAGGTTGCAATGTAAACCTTTTAGGTATACAATAAAACTATACGGTTCAAGTATACATTTAAGAGCAATATTTCCAAGTATGGTTGATGAAGTAAAACGTATTGGAAAAGTGTAAGGTTATATAACAAGCTATTAGTGAAAGGAGATAATTTCATGAATAAAGTTATGGATTTAGATGAAGTGATTGAAAAGGTTCAAGATGGAGCGACGATTATGTTTGGTGGCTTTTTAGGGGTGGGAGCACCACTTAAAGCAATTGACAAATTGGTAGAAAAAGGTGTTAAGGATTTAACTATAATATCAATAGTTAATGCATATCCTGGTCAAGATTTTGATATTGCGAGGCTATACAAAAATAAGCAAGTTAAGAAATTAATTACCGCTCATTCTTCTACATGCCAGCTTGCACTGGAACAATTTAAGAACGGAGACATTGAAATTGAATACTTTCCAATGGGTAGTCTTGTTGAAAAAATTAGGGCAGCGGGTTCTGGATTAGGTGGAGTGCTTACTCCTACAGGTGTAGGTACATTAGTTGAAGAAGGAAAACAAAAACTTTTAATAGAGGGTAAAATGTATTTAATTGAATTGCCACTGAAGGCTGATTTTGCATTTATTAAAGGCTATAAAGGCGATAGATTAGGCAATATACAATATCGTGGCTTAGCAATTAATACCAATCCAATTATGGCAATGGGTGCGGACTATACAGTAGCAGAAGTGAATGAAATAGTTGATGTTGGTGGTATTGAACCTGAATGCGTAGGCACACCAAGCGTGTTTGTACAGGCCGTTGTACAAGGATATTCATTTGATGAGCATAAACAAGTATATACTGATTTGTGGGTTAATTCTAAGCAATTAAAATAATTGATTATTTATAAATCAAAGGAGGTAATTAAACATGGAAGCAAGAGAAATAATTGCTCGCAGGGCAGCTAAGGAACTAAGTAATGATCAAGTGGTGAATTTAGGGTTTGGAATGCCTACAGCAGTTGCCAATTATTTAGATGAGGGTGTGGAAGTAATATTGCAATCAGAAAATGGATGCTTAATGTTTGGTCCTACGCCAAAACTGGGAAAGGAAGATCCAGATGTTGCAAACTCTGGTGGTCAACCGATTAGCTTATTACCCGGAGCTGCAGTTTTTGACTTAGCTACATCATTTTGTATTATTCGTGGAGGGCATGTTGACGCCACAGTACTTGGAGCACTTGAGGTAGACCAAGAAGGCAATATTGCCAACTGGGCTATGCCACTTGCTCCAGGAAAATTTGCACCAGGTATGGGTGGTGCAATGGATTTAGTAAATGGAGCTCGCAAAGTTATTGCTACATTAAAGCATTCTAGTAAGAGTGGATCTAAGATATTAAAAAAATGTCTTCTTCCAATTACAGGCAAGGGAGTAGTTGATATTATCGTTACTGAAAAAGCAGTTTTTGATGTAACGCCTACTGGGCTTGTACTTATTGAAATGTTTGAAGGATTAACTGTTGAAGATATTCGGAGCATTACAGAGGCTGATTTTACAGTTTCTGATAAGGTAACAGTATATAGGCTATAGATGTAAAAAGCAGATAATATAACAGATAAGTAAGTTAAACACTCCAAACCGTAAAATGAGGTATCTCAGAATGATTTTTAATCATTTTGAGACACCTCATTTACATATATACAAATATTTAATTGTGAACTAAGTAGAGTATAGTAATTATACTTTTGATTCTTCTATAATTGCTTTGAGTACCTTGGCAGATTCTACAAGTTGATTGTTTTCATCCTCATTGAGGTTAACTTGTAATATTTTCTTTGCTCCTTCTCTACCTAGAATTGTTGGAACTCCCATATAAACGTCCTCTATTCCATATTCACCTTTTAGTAGAGATGACACTGTAAGAATAGAATTTTCATTACTTAATATTGCCTCAACTATCCTTTTTACAGCTAGAGCTACAGCATAATAAGTTGCACCTTTTTTTTCAAGGACCTTATAGCCTGCTCTTTTTACATCATTATGAATAGGAGACTTCATATCATAATTACATGTTTTAGTACTAATAGTACAGTACTCATCGATATTCATACCTGCAATACTAGTTAAACTCCAAGTAGCTATTTCTGAATCGCCATGCTCACCCATTATATAGGTATGAATATTCCTAGCGTCAACTTCAAAACGCTGACTAAGAAGATATTTAAGTCTTGAAGTATCAAGAACAGTACCTGATCCAATTACTCTATTACTTGGAAAGCCTGAAAGCTTATAGGCTATATAAGTTAATATATCCACAGGGTTTGATACTATTACTAATATAGAATCAGGGCTGTATTTTACAACCTCTGGAATTATACTTTGGAATACTTTAAAATTGTTTGCTATACAATTGAGTCTTGTTTCTCCTGGTTTCAAACTAATTCCCGCTGTAATAATTACTATATCTGAATCTTTTGTATCGGAATATTCTCCTGAAGTTATATCTATAGGTTTTACGAATGAGGCACCATGTGATAAATCCATCGCCTCGCCTTCAGCTTTATCCTTATTTATATCTACAATTACAATTTCAGATGCAAGTCCGCTAGTCATTAGAGCAAATGCTGTAGTAGAACCTACAAAACCTGCTCCAATTATAGAAATTTTATTTCCTTTTGTTCTCATATAAAAACGTCCCTTCTTTAGTTACTAGTATATAAATATTATATACTAGTTAATAGCTATTATCAAGATTCTCGATAAATGGTAAATTCTATTTTAGTCTTCTGTTTATGTATGGATAATGACATTTAAGGAATTTAGTGTTGAATTGTAATTGTATACTATATATAATTAGAGTATCAAATTTTGAAACCAAGTAGATTTATTTACTTGGTTTTTATTTAAGGAGAGATTTCATTGAAAAAAATATTTGCAATAATCTTGTCAATTATTTCAATAAGCTCATTTTTTATATTGTTAAATATTCAAGATAAAAATGCTAATTGTATGCAAGTTTATATAGTAATAATAATGTATGTTATTCTAGTTTTAATTATTTTTTATAAATTACTATACTCTTATAAAGAGTTTGGAATAAAGAAAATGTTGGGATTTACAACCGTAGATATTTGGATAAAAGATATTACAAACTTAATGATATTGCAATTAATAATAAATGTAATAATAGGTATTTCAATGTTTATTATTATGTTAAATGGATACTCTAATTATTCAAATTCTTTTATATTTAAAGTTTGTATGAGCTTAGTCATTCAATTAGTGATTTCATTTATGTTTTTATCTATACCATATATATACATATCTAAAATTACCATTTTTAATATGATAGAAAACAAAAAAAACATGAAAGCGATTGTGACTTTTAATAGTATTCTAAAGACTGTATTGATAATTATTTTTATATTAATCTCATCAATATCATTAAACGGATATGATTCAATCCATTCATTTTATAGTATGTCTTTTCAAAAATGGGAAAAAACAAAGGACTATGCATTTATAGGTGGTCTTAAAGCAAAAGACTATGAAGAACTCCAATCAGACGCATTTAATTTGAAATTGAAAAAATTATATCTTTATCTGAATGCTAAAGGCAGTATACTTGCAGATTTTAATGACTTTACTCAACAAAGTATGAAAATGGATAAAAATAATGATATACCTAATCAGGTTAAAGCATTCGCAACTGTTAATCCTAATTACTTAATAAATAATAAAATTTATGATATTAAAAATAAAAAAATAAATATTTTAGAATCAGAAAGAGACAGCATAATAATTATTCCACAGAGGTATATAAACTCAGAAAAAGAAGTAAAAAATTTCTTCTCACATTTAGGAAAAGATATAAAAATAATATGGAGCAAAGATAATCAAAAGTTGTTTTCTTATGATATAGATGTAAACTCTAAATATGGAAATATGGTAACAGATCCACTTTTAATGGTAATAACAGAAAGTAACGGAGACCTGCATGATTATGCTAAGGTAGCTGGGGGAGAAGGGGCTCCATTTAAATTTAAAAGTAATAATAGAGATAATCCTCAAGGGACATTTAAAAATAAGGCTAAGGAATTAGGTATTTATAATAAATTAGTTAATGTCTATTCTGTATATGATGAAGTATCAATTGAAATTTATAAATTAAAACAAAAACTTTTTGTAATTTCAGTTGTAATGTTTTTGTGTATAATAATAATTATTTTTATTATACTGCAAAATACATTTAATTATTTTGAAGAAAACAAACAATTATTAGCTATTAAAACTTTTCATGGATATAAACATTATGATAAGTACAGAGACTATTATTTGAAAATGTTATATTCATGGATTATAATAGCCATTTTTATAATCTTTAAAAATGGTGTTAAACCTGATAATAGTTGGAGCATTTTTATGGGGGTATTAGTTATGGAGATAATAATTTCAGACATAAGCATTAAAAAAATTGAAAAAAGGAATATTATTAAGGTTATAAAGAGGGGATAATATATGAATATTATAGAACTTAAGAACGTCACAAAATGTTACGGAAAAAAAATGATATTAAATAAATTTAATTTAAGTGTTAAAAATGGCGAGATTATTGCTATAAAG
Encoded here:
- a CDS encoding methyl-accepting chemotaxis protein, translating into MLFNEENESEYIMNFILEIAPALQKLIPLDCVIGVSDTKKFLMNLSGKKIIMPVEATGMDIPKEDTVYKAIISGKPQRALVPKEVFGFEFESTAIPIFDSKRNIIGGLGLGISVENRDKLIGTAKLVAESSEQTSATIEELAASAVELSTLQSSLQTLSNEINEQINETEKIIEVIRGVAHTSNMLGLNAAIEAARAGEHGKGFSVVATEIRKMASNSSSSIVNVETIINNIKNKVKEIDEKIVQTSDIGQQQAAATEELASRMEELVISADSLNLVANDVMG
- a CDS encoding response regulator transcription factor, which translates into the protein MGKKVLIIEDEESIRGFIKINFQRNNFLVFEAASGEEGLKKVQEERPDLIILDITLPGMDGFKTCELLRNDFPNLGIIMLTARGEDMDKIMGLEYGADDYMVKPFNPLELIARANSLLRRMNHSEEKNSEQLSSGCFIIDTVSMKVYKNQQLLDLTPKEYLILKTFMENEEKAFSRDDLLNLVWNYEYFGDSKIVDVNIRRLREKIESVPSKPEYIETVWGVGYRWRKR
- a CDS encoding sensor histidine kinase, encoding MDIDGERGDILRGIKARLVWSYLLVIVFTVITLEVFLTVSLEKYYYQNMESLLSKQIKGSVDFYNNYFSSSSLKENVENNDDIFWKNTSAEVQIIDNSGMMLMDSIGNFNKEHIEDNDVEKALQGELGTFTKKDKDTKENFMYVSYPLKSANKIEGVLRFVTSLSEVDALIHKIVILFWGVGTLVIVISGVSSIFISNTIVGPLDEVNTLAKKFASGNFNERLEKRRNDEIGELSDTFNFMAEEIQKSQNLKNEFIASVSHELRTPLTSIKGWAATIRSGSLEDKEEILVGLNIIEKESDRLTVMVEELLDFSKFISGKAPLKKEYVNIQSIITYIEKQFMPKSIRHNINFTCKIQEDLVPVFADEKRLNQVISNILDNAFNFTKEGGNVTLEACIDGNNICIIVKDNGIGISPEDLPKVTEKFFKGRTSMSQNGIGLSLCKEIIEMHNGKLEISSEYGKGTDVKMFLPLT
- a CDS encoding polysaccharide deacetylase family protein, with translation MKKRINKRPLKISLICSCIFLILIGTIIIGKSFTKDEVNAEPVIVPITTKVTATTKATNNESTKNFTVNKEGEKYIYDATKVSAILNYKGKNDNQKIAFLTFDDGPSTTVTPKVLDILKENNVKATFFLVGQNIEANEKSKELVKREFNEGHAIGNHTYNHNEHNSLFPNNKINVPIFMNDVKKNDNALKNILGQDFSTRILRVPGGYMSRAYYRDPNLPEFDAKLKERNMISLDWNAEIKDAEGKPNKTPHELLNVLKEEVGTQEKLVILMHDTYGKMQTANALPQIIEYLKGKGYEFRTIK
- a CDS encoding polysaccharide deacetylase family protein, translating into MKKRPLKISLICSCIFLILIGTVIIGKSFTKDEVNAEPVIVPITTKVTATTKATNNESAKNFTVNKEGEKYIYDAAKASTIANYKGKNDNHKIAFLTFDDGPSTTVTPKVLDILKENNVKATFFLVGQNIESNEKSKELVKREFNEGHAIGNHTYNHNEHNSLFPNNKINVPIFMSDVKKNNDALKNILGQDFSTRILRVPGGYMSRTHYRDPNLPEFDANLKEKNMISIDWNAEIKDAEGKPNKTPQELLNVLKEQVGTQEKVVILMHDTYGKMKTANALPQIIEYLKDKGYEFRTIK
- a CDS encoding multidrug resistance efflux transporter family protein; translation: MHSLLVAVFSGIITTILFYKATELSDARML
- a CDS encoding CoA transferase subunit A; the encoded protein is MNKVMDLDEVIEKVQDGATIMFGGFLGVGAPLKAIDKLVEKGVKDLTIISIVNAYPGQDFDIARLYKNKQVKKLITAHSSTCQLALEQFKNGDIEIEYFPMGSLVEKIRAAGSGLGGVLTPTGVGTLVEEGKQKLLIEGKMYLIELPLKADFAFIKGYKGDRLGNIQYRGLAINTNPIMAMGADYTVAEVNEIVDVGGIEPECVGTPSVFVQAVVQGYSFDEHKQVYTDLWVNSKQLK
- a CDS encoding 3-oxoacid CoA-transferase subunit B codes for the protein MEAREIIARRAAKELSNDQVVNLGFGMPTAVANYLDEGVEVILQSENGCLMFGPTPKLGKEDPDVANSGGQPISLLPGAAVFDLATSFCIIRGGHVDATVLGALEVDQEGNIANWAMPLAPGKFAPGMGGAMDLVNGARKVIATLKHSSKSGSKILKKCLLPITGKGVVDIIVTEKAVFDVTPTGLVLIEMFEGLTVEDIRSITEADFTVSDKVTVYRL
- a CDS encoding L-lactate dehydrogenase; this translates as MRTKGNKISIIGAGFVGSTTAFALMTSGLASEIVIVDINKDKAEGEAMDLSHGASFVKPIDITSGEYSDTKDSDIVIITAGISLKPGETRLNCIANNFKVFQSIIPEVVKYSPDSILVIVSNPVDILTYIAYKLSGFPSNRVIGSGTVLDTSRLKYLLSQRFEVDARNIHTYIMGEHGDSEIATWSLTSIAGMNIDEYCTISTKTCNYDMKSPIHNDVKRAGYKVLEKKGATYYAVALAVKRIVEAILSNENSILTVSSLLKGEYGIEDVYMGVPTILGREGAKKILQVNLNEDENNQLVESAKVLKAIIEESKV